Proteins encoded by one window of Candidatus Methylomirabilota bacterium:
- a CDS encoding ABC transporter substrate-binding protein, with product MTRRVPAAALALLLAACGDVWAGPPTETLRDAFAAVNYLLQDLQLQENSDERLAEIRGVVGDHFDLREAARLALGREWETRTPAERDEFVQLYADLLRHAYFSGIAARARVQGGLVVNYRDETIEGDRAAVVTTVVGRDGGEIPVEYRMRKDGDRWLVYDVVIAGVSLAANYRAQFARVIRSSSYPELVARVRAKTAEVPGVPVAAEPAVQEAGPPAPVPRLEVEREPAPAAPELPASPPPAPPARVVTSFYWIQVGAFRNAETAVRLATRLLLQDLPVSLDAVAVPAGQPGTLARVRVGPFGDEAGAAATLRSLRTPGAHPFIARESD from the coding sequence ATGACCAGGCGCGTCCCGGCCGCGGCCCTCGCCCTCCTGCTCGCCGCCTGCGGCGACGTCTGGGCCGGGCCCCCGACGGAGACCCTCCGCGACGCGTTCGCGGCGGTGAACTATTTGCTCCAGGACCTGCAACTCCAGGAGAACTCCGACGAACGGCTGGCCGAGATCCGCGGCGTCGTCGGCGACCACTTCGACCTCCGGGAGGCGGCGCGCCTGGCCCTCGGGCGCGAGTGGGAGACGAGGACGCCGGCGGAGCGCGACGAGTTCGTGCAGCTCTACGCGGATCTCCTGAGGCACGCCTATTTCTCCGGGATCGCGGCGCGCGCCCGGGTGCAGGGCGGCCTGGTCGTCAACTACCGCGACGAGACCATCGAGGGCGACCGCGCGGCCGTCGTGACGACGGTCGTCGGTCGCGACGGCGGCGAGATCCCGGTCGAGTACCGGATGCGGAAGGACGGCGACCGCTGGCTGGTGTACGACGTCGTGATCGCCGGCGTGAGCCTCGCGGCGAACTATCGCGCGCAGTTCGCCCGGGTCATCCGGAGCTCGTCATACCCCGAGCTCGTCGCGCGGGTGAGGGCGAAGACCGCCGAGGTGCCGGGCGTCCCGGTCGCCGCCGAGCCCGCCGTCCAGGAGGCCGGGCCCCCGGCCCCGGTCCCGCGGCTCGAGGTCGAGCGCGAGCCGGCGCCCGCCGCGCCCGAGCTGCCGGCGAGCCCGCCGCCGGCGCCGCCCGCGCGCGTAGTCACGTCGTTCTACTGGATCCAGGTCGGCGCCTTCAGGAACGCGGAGACAGCGGTGCGGCTCGCGACCCGCCTGCTGCTGCAGGACCTCCCGGTCTCGCTCGACGCGGTCGCCGTCCCCGCCGGTCAGCCGGGGACGCTGGCGCGCGTGCGCGTCGGCCCGTTCGGCGACGAGGCCGGGGCGGCGGCGACGCTCCGCAGCCTCCGGACGCCGGGCGCCCACCCGTTCATCGCGCGCGAATCCGACTAG
- a CDS encoding cytochrome P450, translated as MTRAAAVAPGAPPGPRAYPLVGVFPRARRDPLRFFLESARTYGDVVALPLGTHRVYLVSHPDLVGHVLQETSGLLRKHPSAGRIRPLFGDSLTTVDGDEWRRRRRLMRPAFQPQRLTAAVPAIVEVAGAMLERWRGRAEPDAPLDAFAEMTEVTRAILLRLVFGDVPEHEAREVGQALTLAVEHVNRGLWSPLGWLERFTVTRAPRYARALATLDAFVSRRVAEGRRGGHADGGLLSVLLEARGEERGGALSPAELRDEVKALFVAGHTTTAAGLAWVWHLLSQDPGTRRRLGEEVHAVLATRTPGAEDLSALPHTRMVIEEALRLYPPTWVTARTTADHLDLGGYRIPAGAIVLLSPFVTHRHPLFWDDPERFDPGRFAPERSAGRARFAYFPFGGGPRACIGSALALIEMQIIVAMVAQRYELTAAPGGRVEPEPGITLRPRHGVTLALRPTGGVGPRALDPPA; from the coding sequence ATGACGCGCGCGGCCGCGGTCGCCCCCGGAGCGCCTCCGGGCCCGCGCGCCTACCCGCTCGTGGGCGTCTTCCCCCGCGCGCGGCGGGATCCCCTGCGGTTCTTTCTCGAGAGCGCGCGGACGTACGGCGACGTCGTCGCGCTGCCGCTCGGCACCCATCGCGTCTATCTCGTGAGCCACCCCGACCTCGTCGGGCACGTGCTGCAGGAGACGAGCGGCCTCCTGCGCAAGCACCCGTCGGCCGGGCGGATCAGGCCGCTCTTCGGCGACAGCCTGACGACGGTGGACGGCGACGAGTGGCGCCGGCGGCGCCGGCTGATGCGGCCGGCCTTCCAGCCCCAGCGGCTGACGGCCGCCGTTCCCGCGATCGTCGAGGTCGCCGGCGCGATGCTCGAGCGCTGGCGAGGCCGCGCCGAGCCGGACGCCCCGCTCGACGCGTTCGCCGAGATGACGGAGGTGACCCGCGCGATCCTCCTCCGCCTCGTGTTCGGCGACGTGCCGGAGCACGAGGCTCGTGAGGTCGGGCAGGCGCTCACCCTCGCAGTCGAGCACGTGAACCGCGGGCTCTGGAGCCCTCTCGGCTGGCTCGAACGCTTCACCGTCACGCGCGCGCCCCGCTACGCGCGCGCGCTCGCGACGCTCGACGCGTTCGTGTCGCGCCGCGTGGCCGAGGGCCGTCGCGGCGGTCACGCCGACGGCGGCCTCTTGTCGGTGCTGCTGGAGGCGCGGGGCGAGGAGCGCGGCGGCGCGCTGAGCCCGGCGGAGCTCCGCGACGAGGTCAAGGCGCTCTTCGTCGCCGGGCACACGACGACCGCGGCCGGCCTCGCCTGGGTCTGGCACCTGCTGTCGCAGGATCCGGGAACGCGGCGGCGGCTCGGCGAGGAAGTCCACGCGGTGCTCGCGACGCGGACGCCGGGCGCCGAGGATCTCTCCGCCCTCCCGCATACGCGGATGGTGATCGAAGAGGCGCTTCGCCTCTACCCGCCCACGTGGGTGACGGCCCGGACGACCGCGGACCATCTCGACCTCGGCGGCTACCGCATTCCCGCGGGCGCGATCGTGCTCCTCAGCCCGTTCGTCACGCACCGCCACCCCCTCTTCTGGGACGATCCGGAGCGCTTCGATCCCGGACGGTTCGCGCCCGAACGCTCGGCCGGCCGCGCGCGCTTCGCCTACTTCCCGTTCGGCGGCGGACCGCGCGCGTGCATCGGGAGCGCGCTGGCGCTGATCGAGATGCAGATCATCGTCGCGATGGTGGCGCAGCGGTACGAGCTCACGGCAGCACCCGGCGGGCGCGTCGAGCCCGAGCCGGGCATCACGCTTCGGCCGCGTCACGGTGTGACGCTGGCGCTCCGTCCGACGGGGGGCGTCGGCCCGCGCGCCCTCGATCCGCCGGCCTGA
- the hpnA gene encoding hopanoid-associated sugar epimerase — MDVLVTGGTGFVGANVVRALLADGYGVRVLAREGSDRKALAGCAVDVVSGDLGDPASLRRAVAGCRVVYHVAADYRLWVPDPATLYRANVDGTRNVLEACAAARVERVVHTSSVGALGIPKDMRSGTETTPVGLGDMIGAYKRSKFLAERIAEEYAARGLPVVIVNPSNPIGPWDVKPTPTGQMVVDFLEGRMFGTLDTGLNLVHVADVARGHILAAQKGRVGEKYILGHRNCSLAEIFAMLARITGLPAPRVRVPYSLIWLVALCLEGVARLTGKPPRVPLTGVRMARKHMYFDAAKAVRELGIPQTPIERALGDAVDWFVVHAYAPPPPGARGTDAAPRAAASR, encoded by the coding sequence ATGGATGTCCTGGTCACCGGCGGAACCGGTTTCGTGGGCGCGAACGTCGTGCGGGCCCTCCTCGCCGACGGATACGGCGTCCGCGTGCTCGCGCGCGAGGGGAGCGACCGGAAGGCCCTCGCGGGATGCGCGGTGGACGTCGTGTCGGGCGACCTCGGCGATCCGGCCTCGCTGAGGCGCGCCGTCGCGGGCTGCCGCGTCGTCTACCACGTCGCCGCCGACTACCGCCTCTGGGTCCCGGATCCCGCCACGCTCTATCGCGCCAACGTGGACGGCACCCGCAACGTCCTGGAGGCGTGCGCGGCGGCGCGCGTCGAGCGCGTGGTCCACACCTCGAGCGTCGGCGCGCTCGGGATACCAAAAGATATGCGGTCCGGGACGGAGACGACGCCCGTGGGCCTCGGCGACATGATCGGCGCGTACAAGCGCTCCAAGTTCCTCGCGGAGCGGATCGCCGAGGAGTACGCCGCGCGCGGCCTGCCCGTCGTGATCGTCAACCCGTCGAACCCCATCGGGCCGTGGGACGTGAAGCCGACGCCGACGGGGCAGATGGTGGTGGACTTCCTCGAGGGACGGATGTTCGGAACGCTCGACACCGGGCTGAACCTCGTCCACGTGGCAGACGTGGCCCGCGGGCACATCCTCGCCGCGCAGAAGGGACGCGTGGGCGAGAAGTACATCCTCGGCCATCGGAACTGCTCCCTCGCCGAGATCTTCGCGATGCTCGCGCGGATCACGGGGCTGCCCGCGCCGCGCGTTCGCGTCCCGTACTCCCTGATCTGGCTCGTCGCGCTCTGCCTGGAGGGTGTGGCGCGGCTCACGGGGAAGCCGCCGCGCGTGCCGCTCACCGGCGTGCGGATGGCGCGGAAGCACATGTACTTCGACGCCGCGAAGGCGGTGAGAGAGCTCGGCATTCCCCAGACGCCGATCGAGCGGGCCCTCGGCGACGCGGTCGACTGGTTCGTCGTCCACGCCTACGCCCCTCCGCCGCCCGGGGCCCGCGGGACTGACGCCGCGCCCCGCGCGGCGGCCTCCCGATGA
- a CDS encoding VC0807 family protein has translation MAPAPRVSLRALLLGTGPRFARDALGPVLVFYLGWRLVGLTAGILGATALALGVYVWERRQDRSGLGAALGFGIALTQAVVGLLSGSAIAYFAPPVVINAIYGLAFIVSVLVRRPLAGVFAQETYPFPPEVRASATFRRVFSRVSLVWGVYLLLRSALRLQALAWGNVELFLAISVATGLPLTAALMTWSVWYGLRGFRRSEEWGWALRG, from the coding sequence ATGGCGCCGGCTCCGCGCGTCTCCCTCCGCGCGCTCTTGCTGGGCACGGGGCCGCGCTTCGCGCGCGATGCGCTCGGCCCGGTGCTCGTCTTCTACCTCGGCTGGCGCCTGGTGGGGCTCACGGCCGGGATCCTCGGCGCCACGGCCCTGGCGCTCGGCGTCTACGTGTGGGAGCGCAGGCAGGACCGCTCGGGCCTCGGCGCGGCGCTCGGCTTCGGCATCGCGCTCACCCAGGCGGTCGTCGGGCTCCTGTCCGGCAGCGCCATCGCGTACTTCGCCCCGCCGGTCGTCATCAACGCGATCTACGGGCTCGCCTTCATCGTGTCCGTGCTCGTCCGCCGGCCGCTGGCCGGCGTGTTCGCCCAGGAGACCTACCCCTTCCCGCCGGAGGTCAGGGCCTCGGCGACGTTCCGCCGCGTCTTCTCGAGGGTCTCGCTCGTGTGGGGCGTCTACCTCCTGCTGCGTAGCGCCCTCCGGCTCCAGGCGCTCGCGTGGGGCAACGTGGAGCTCTTCCTCGCGATCAGCGTCGCGACGGGATTACCCCTGACGGCGGCGCTCATGACGTGGTCCGTCTGGTACGGCCTGCGCGGGTTCAGGCGCAGCGAGGAGTGGGGCTGGGCCCTCCGGGGCTGA
- a CDS encoding GspE/PulE family protein, translating to MKHRHEAAAVPDLVDSIIQQGLARRASDIHLESAEKGLLVRFRVDGMLQDVCELPAESRAAVIARIKIMSGMDITEHRLPQDGRIKIREKVRSVDIRISSLPSLYGEKIVMRLLDLDNTALPLTSTGLAEDNLKEMARLIRRPQGVIFVTGPTGSGKTSTLYACLNDIVSETINIVTIEDPIEYEMPRATQIGVNDRIGLTFASCLRSVLRQDPDVILVGEVRDVETARIAMQASLTGHLVFATLHTNDAIGAITRLLDMEVPPYLIASSVNGILAQRLVRVLCPVCKQRVDPDGAVREQLRFDAAVKFSRAPGCEFCRGAGIAGRTGIFELVTVTTNMRQLITSRGTEAALREATRSVGSRSLFQDGLRKVLSHAVAYEELLRVAEPDEAPSA from the coding sequence GTGAAACACCGCCACGAGGCGGCCGCGGTCCCGGACCTCGTCGACAGCATCATCCAGCAGGGGCTCGCGCGGCGGGCGAGCGACATCCACCTGGAGTCCGCCGAGAAGGGCCTGCTCGTCCGCTTCCGCGTGGACGGCATGCTCCAGGACGTGTGCGAGCTGCCGGCGGAGTCCCGGGCTGCCGTCATCGCGCGGATCAAGATCATGAGCGGCATGGACATCACCGAGCACCGCCTGCCGCAGGACGGCCGCATCAAGATCCGCGAGAAGGTCCGCTCCGTAGATATCCGGATCTCGTCGCTGCCCTCGCTCTACGGCGAGAAGATCGTGATGCGCCTGCTCGACCTGGACAACACGGCGCTGCCGCTCACCTCCACGGGGCTCGCCGAGGACAACCTGAAGGAGATGGCCCGCCTGATCCGTCGCCCCCAGGGCGTCATCTTCGTCACGGGACCGACGGGCAGCGGCAAGACCTCGACGCTCTACGCCTGCCTGAACGACATCGTGTCCGAGACGATCAACATCGTGACGATCGAGGACCCCATCGAGTACGAGATGCCGCGCGCGACCCAGATCGGGGTGAACGACCGCATCGGGCTCACGTTCGCCAGCTGCCTGCGCTCGGTCCTGCGTCAGGATCCCGACGTCATCCTCGTCGGGGAGGTCCGCGACGTCGAGACGGCCCGGATCGCCATGCAGGCGTCGCTGACGGGGCACCTGGTCTTCGCCACGCTGCACACCAACGACGCGATCGGGGCGATCACGCGGTTGCTCGACATGGAGGTCCCGCCGTACCTCATCGCGTCCTCCGTGAACGGCATCCTCGCCCAGCGTCTCGTCCGCGTCCTGTGCCCGGTCTGCAAGCAGCGCGTCGATCCGGACGGCGCGGTGCGGGAGCAGCTCCGGTTCGACGCCGCCGTGAAGTTCTCGCGCGCGCCGGGCTGCGAGTTCTGCCGCGGCGCCGGGATCGCGGGCCGCACCGGCATCTTCGAGCTCGTGACCGTCACGACGAACATGCGCCAGCTCATCACGAGCCGCGGGACCGAGGCGGCGCTCCGCGAGGCGACGCGGTCGGTGGGCTCGCGGTCGCTCTTCCAGGACGGGCTGCGGAAGGTCCTCAGCCACGCGGTCGCGTACGAGGAGCTCCTGCGGGTGGCCGAGCCCGACGAGGCGCCGTCAGCGTGA
- a CDS encoding response regulator, with product MTPRAAPRVEANSVFIVEDEAPIRGVLTEALEQNGYRAVGFGDGASALKRLQDTLPDLILLDMRMPEMDGFEFLKRLRANSASAGVPVIIVSGLGEDLLKAIDARAAEKLGVAGIFAKPFDLPTLLRYVQGTIARNRDAAKRTAS from the coding sequence GTGACGCCGCGGGCCGCCCCGCGCGTGGAGGCGAACAGCGTCTTCATCGTCGAGGACGAGGCGCCCATCCGGGGTGTCCTGACGGAGGCGCTGGAGCAGAACGGCTACCGCGCGGTGGGATTCGGCGACGGCGCCAGCGCGCTGAAGCGGCTCCAGGACACGCTCCCGGACCTCATCCTCCTCGACATGCGCATGCCGGAGATGGACGGGTTCGAGTTCCTCAAGCGGCTCCGCGCCAACTCCGCCAGCGCCGGCGTCCCCGTGATCATCGTGTCGGGCCTCGGCGAGGACCTGCTGAAGGCGATCGACGCGCGGGCGGCCGAGAAGCTCGGCGTCGCCGGCATCTTCGCGAAGCCGTTCGACCTCCCGACCCTGCTCCGCTACGTGCAGGGGACGATCGCGCGGAACCGGGACGCCGCCAAGCGGACCGCGTCCTGA
- a CDS encoding cupin domain-containing protein encodes MKEPTVVRLADAERVSFGSLSHYQPIIGDDAGTTPLRTGIQTAQPGYVAPMHSHPYVEILHILDGTAEAWIEGQEDRAVVLEKGDTLALPPETPHSFRVVGDRVLRLLGTHASPTRVVHYRDGGQSDARGYRILAP; translated from the coding sequence ATGAAGGAACCCACGGTCGTCCGGCTCGCCGACGCGGAGCGCGTCAGCTTCGGCTCGCTGTCCCACTACCAGCCGATCATCGGCGACGACGCGGGCACGACGCCGCTCCGCACCGGGATCCAGACCGCGCAGCCCGGGTACGTCGCCCCGATGCACTCCCACCCGTACGTCGAGATCCTGCACATCCTCGACGGGACCGCCGAAGCCTGGATCGAGGGCCAGGAGGACCGCGCGGTCGTCCTCGAGAAGGGCGACACGCTGGCGCTCCCGCCCGAGACCCCGCACAGCTTCCGCGTGGTGGGCGACCGGGTGCTGCGCCTGCTCGGGACCCACGCCTCGCCCACGCGCGTCGTCCATTACAGGGACGGCGGCCAGAGCGACGCGCGGGGCTATCGGATTCTCGCTCCCTGA
- a CDS encoding class II aldolase/adducin family protein, producing MTASTLDVPSLRDRVPPDEWAVRVDLAACYRLVARYGWEDLVFTHITARVPGSEDQFLINPYGVFFDEITASSLVKIDLQGNKVADSPFPVNPAGFVIHSAIHAARHDARCVLHTHTLNGVAVSAQRAGLLPISQHAISVLASLGYHDFEGPALRDDEKPRLVADLGDNTSLILRNHGLLTVGETVADAFVAMYYLEASCAIQVRAQAGGGELIPVPKEIIESAYAQVMTAGRPRGSRGRLVWPGLLRRLDRVDSTYRS from the coding sequence ATGACCGCCTCGACGCTCGACGTTCCGTCGCTCCGTGACAGGGTCCCGCCCGACGAGTGGGCCGTGCGCGTGGATCTGGCCGCCTGCTACCGGCTCGTGGCGCGCTACGGCTGGGAGGACCTGGTCTTCACGCACATCACGGCGCGGGTGCCGGGCAGCGAGGACCAGTTCCTCATCAACCCGTACGGCGTGTTCTTCGACGAGATCACCGCGTCGAGCCTGGTCAAGATCGATCTTCAGGGCAACAAGGTGGCGGACTCGCCGTTTCCGGTGAACCCCGCGGGCTTCGTCATTCACAGCGCCATCCACGCCGCGCGGCACGACGCCCGGTGCGTGCTCCACACCCACACCCTCAACGGCGTCGCCGTGTCGGCGCAGCGGGCGGGGCTCTTGCCCATCTCGCAGCACGCGATCTCCGTGCTCGCGAGCCTCGGGTACCACGACTTCGAGGGCCCGGCGCTGCGGGACGACGAGAAGCCGCGGCTCGTCGCGGACCTCGGCGACAACACGTCGCTGATCCTGCGCAACCACGGCCTCCTGACCGTGGGCGAGACGGTCGCCGACGCGTTCGTCGCCATGTACTACCTGGAAGCGTCGTGCGCGATCCAGGTGCGCGCGCAGGCGGGGGGCGGGGAGCTGATCCCGGTGCCCAAGGAGATCATCGAGAGCGCCTACGCCCAGGTCATGACGGCGGGGCGGCCGCGCGGCAGCCGGGGCCGGCTCGTCTGGCCCGGGCTGCTCCGGCGGCTCGATCGCGTCGATTCGACGTACCGCAGCTGA
- a CDS encoding VanZ family protein gives MISLRYALPVLWVALVLVLGSASFAARETATFVLPVLKAVLPGVPVATLEAIHMVLRKVCHLTEYAVLALLWFRALLARARQTPRAAAWIALGVCLLCAFVDEAHQAMLPARTGSARDLVIDAAGALGMLIVLRARRLAGGVILSGPQGRSHDDRLDARRSVAP, from the coding sequence ATGATCTCGCTTCGCTATGCGCTACCCGTGCTCTGGGTGGCGCTCGTCCTCGTGCTCGGCTCGGCGTCCTTTGCCGCCCGCGAGACCGCCACGTTCGTCCTGCCCGTCCTGAAGGCCGTCCTGCCCGGCGTGCCCGTCGCCACGCTCGAGGCGATCCACATGGTGCTGCGCAAGGTGTGCCATCTGACCGAGTACGCCGTCCTCGCGCTGCTCTGGTTCCGGGCGCTCCTCGCGCGGGCCCGGCAGACGCCCCGCGCCGCGGCCTGGATCGCCCTCGGCGTGTGCCTCCTGTGCGCGTTCGTCGACGAGGCCCACCAGGCCATGCTCCCGGCCCGCACGGGTAGCGCACGCGACCTCGTCATCGACGCGGCCGGCGCGCTCGGCATGCTGATCGTGTTGCGGGCGCGGCGGCTGGCGGGCGGTGTGATACTGTCTGGGCCACAAGGGAGGAGCCACGATGACCGCCTCGACGCTCGACGTTCCGTCGCTCCGTGA